A stretch of Lathyrus oleraceus cultivar Zhongwan6 chromosome 6, CAAS_Psat_ZW6_1.0, whole genome shotgun sequence DNA encodes these proteins:
- the LOC127092245 gene encoding protein indeterminate-domain 4, chloroplastic, whose amino-acid sequence MAASSSTSFFGITEENQSQITHHLHLHPQSTTTSATSSAPSTIVPQKKRRNQPGTPNPDAEVIALSPKTLMATNRFICEVCNKGFQREQNLQLHRRGHNLPWKLKQKSNKEPKRKVYLCPEPTCVHHDPSRALGDLTGIKKHYSRKHGEKKWKCEKCSKKYAVQSDWKAHSKTCGTREYRCDCGTLFSRRDSFITHRAFCDALAQESVMRHPNPFGTHPHFHATNHMSLGQISQQLQLHQNQTSSANNNILRLGSSAPKFEQHLISSPRLNHSTTSFGQYSVPSSSSPFFNMGDIPNQSFEEHRGQFSNKQQQQQLHGLMQLPDLQGNTTSNNSNNIFNLMNNIHEDQFNNNPLISDHHHQSLFMVNSNMQQHDHQNQNLSSPHMSATALLQKASQIGSTNSTNNNKGTTNTTTTTTSFGNRSSSSMELNDHNNNDELHGLINSIANGNGNTSSIFGNESNLNIGFGESDKLTLDFLGVGGMVRNMSAPGFSQNEQQHHQQQQHVMASMNHNLKSAQSSQHFGSSNLMQ is encoded by the exons ATGGCGGCTTCGTCGTCGACATCATTCTTTGGAATCACAGAAGAAAATCAAAGTCAGATAACTCatcaccttcatcttcatcctcaatCCACAACTACTTCTGCTACTTCCTCAGCTCCTTCAACCATAGTtcctcaaaagaaaagaagaaatcAACCAGGAACACCAA ATCCAGATGCAGAAGTGATAGCACTATCTCCCAAGACACTAATGGCAACAAATAGATTCATATGTGAGGTTTGCAATAAAGGGTTTCAAAGGGAGCAAAATCTTCAACTTCATAGAAGAGGACACAATCTTCCATGGAAGCTAAAGCAAAAGTCCAACAAAGAGCCAAAGAGAAAGGTTTATCTGTGTCCTGAGCCAACATGTGTTCATCATGACCCTTCAAGAGCTTTAGGAGACCTCACTGGGATTAAAAAGCATTACTCGCGTAAGCACGGCGAGAAGAAGTGGAAATGCGAAAAATGCTCAAAGAAATATGCTGTTCAATCTGATTGGAAAGCACATTCAAAAACTTGTGGCACTAGAGAATATAGATGTGATTGTGGCACCCTCTTCTCTAG gCGCGACAGTTTCATCACTCATAGGGCATTTTGTGATGCATTAGCACAAGAGAGTGTAATGAGACACCCTAACCCTTTTGGTACTCATCCTCATTTCCATGCCACAAACCACATGAGTTTAGGTCAAATTTCTCAGCAATTGCAACTTCATCAGAACCAAACATCATCTGCTAACAACAACATTTTGCGCCTTGGATCATCGGCGCCGAAGTTTGAGCAACACTTAATCTCATCACCGCGTTTGAATCACTCTACTACGTCATTTGGACAATACTCGGTTCCGTCTTCTTCATCGCCGTTCTTCAATATGGGTGATATTCCAAATCAATCCTTTGAAGAACACCGAGGACAATTCTCAAACaagcagcaacaacaacaactacATGGTCTAATGCAACTTCCTGATCTTCAAGGAAACACGACAAGTAATAACTCGAATAATATTTTCAACCTCATGAATAATATTCATGAAGATCAATTCAACAACAATCCTCTTATTAGTGATCATCATCATCAATCACTCTTTATGGTCAACTCAAATATGCAACAACATGATCATCAAAACCAAAACCTGTCTAGTCCTCACATGTCAGCCACTGCATTACTTCAGAAAGCTTCTCAAATTGGTTCAACTAATTCAACCAACAACAACAAAGGTACTACAAATACTACTACTACTACCACATCTTTTGGAAATAGAAGTAGTTCAAGCATGGAACTAAATGATCATAACAACAATGATGAACTTCATGGATTAATAAACTCTATTGCAAATGGAAATGGAAACACATCCTCCATATTTGGCAATGAAAGTAACCTTAATATAGGGTTTGGTGAATCTGATAAGTTAACATTAGATTTTCTTGGTGTTGGTGGAATGGTCAGAAACATGAGTGCTCCTGGATTTTCACAAAAtgaacaacaacatcatcaacaacaacaacatgtCATGGCTTCTATGAATCATAACCTAAAATCAGCTCAGTCAAGTCAACATTTCGGAAGCTCAAATTTGATGCAATGA